Proteins found in one Pelotomaculum isophthalicicum JI genomic segment:
- a CDS encoding type II toxin-antitoxin system Phd/YefM family antitoxin, translating into MQIKPSASIRQNYNEIAALCKSTGEPVYLTKNGEGDLVVMDIEAFTRREKMLKLREELLAVEEDRLAGRMGCTPDELDSYLDSIINEVEHGKGTSI; encoded by the coding sequence ATGCAAATTAAACCGTCCGCAAGCATCCGGCAGAATTACAACGAAATTGCGGCATTGTGCAAGTCCACCGGAGAGCCTGTGTATCTTACAAAAAACGGTGAGGGCGATCTTGTGGTCATGGATATTGAGGCGTTTACCCGTCGGGAGAAAATGCTGAAGTTGCGGGAAGAACTGTTGGCTGTTGAGGAAGACCGTCTGGCTGGCCGCATGGGATGCACGCCGGATGAATTGGATAGCTATTTAGACAGTATTATTAACGAGGTGGAGCATGGAAAAGGCACCTCAATATAA
- a CDS encoding type II toxin-antitoxin system RelE/ParE family toxin → MEKAPQYKVIVSDRSRQMLASHVRFMAQKSPSAARKIKNELMDAIRSLHQMPERFPFLEVEFVPPNKYHKMFVEKWYLVLYQIKDQTVCVDYIVDCRQDYGWLVR, encoded by the coding sequence ATGGAAAAGGCACCTCAATATAAGGTCATTGTTTCCGACCGTTCCCGTCAAATGCTGGCAAGCCATGTCCGGTTCATGGCACAAAAAAGTCCATCCGCCGCTCGAAAAATAAAAAACGAATTAATGGACGCCATTCGCTCTCTTCACCAAATGCCGGAGCGTTTTCCGTTTCTGGAGGTGGAATTTGTCCCGCCCAACAAATATCACAAGATGTTCGTAGAAAAATGGTATCTGGTTTTGTATCAGATTAAGGACCAGACGGTGTGCGTTGATTATATTGTGGATTGCAGGCAGGATTATGGGTGGTTGGTGCGGTAG
- a CDS encoding TIGR03915 family putative DNA repair protein, which translates to MLDRSNMIYLYDGSFNGLLCCVFESYDKKEIPVEILAPDIPQAILFPVKEIMTDPQKVNRVLVSIPKKMGHEALDFVRQAFLTCLPQKELYILRFMRMGYCHGPSVMDMLANDAVNILFKAVKHLKNESHLFKGFLRFSVFNNVLVGEIEPNNYVLPLLRQHFCQRYPEERFLIFDKTHGMALAYHPYQSAIIAVEDLVLPEPDKKEQSFRELWRLFYKTIEVKGRHNPQCRMSHMPKRYWKYMTEFNRPQKSLPISAYTGGKKLLDSGSDEQR; encoded by the coding sequence ATGCTTGACCGGTCAAATATGATTTATCTTTACGACGGCAGCTTCAATGGATTGCTGTGCTGCGTTTTTGAGAGTTATGACAAGAAAGAAATACCGGTGGAGATTTTAGCGCCGGACATACCACAAGCCATACTCTTTCCGGTTAAAGAAATTATGACCGATCCGCAGAAAGTGAACCGGGTGCTGGTCTCTATTCCGAAAAAAATGGGGCATGAGGCCCTGGATTTCGTGCGGCAGGCCTTTTTAACCTGTCTTCCTCAAAAGGAACTGTATATCCTGCGGTTTATGCGTATGGGCTACTGTCATGGCCCCTCCGTGATGGATATGCTGGCCAATGACGCAGTGAATATACTCTTTAAAGCCGTAAAGCATTTGAAAAATGAAAGCCACCTGTTTAAAGGGTTCCTGCGCTTTTCTGTTTTTAACAACGTCCTCGTAGGCGAAATAGAGCCTAACAACTATGTACTCCCTTTACTGAGGCAGCATTTCTGCCAACGCTATCCGGAGGAACGCTTTTTAATTTTTGACAAAACCCATGGTATGGCACTGGCGTATCACCCTTACCAGTCCGCAATTATTGCTGTTGAAGATCTGGTACTGCCCGAACCTGATAAAAAGGAACAGTCTTTCCGTGAACTGTGGCGACTCTTTTACAAGACCATTGAGGTGAAGGGGCGTCATAACCCCCAGTGCCGTATGAGTCATATGCCAAAGCGCTACTGGAAATACATGACCGAGTTTAACCGCCCGCAGAAATCCCTGCCAATATCGGCATATACCGGCGGTAAAAAACTCCTTGACAGCGGCTCCGACGAGCAGCGTTAA
- a CDS encoding putative DNA modification/repair radical SAM protein, translating to MDAFHKLEILTGAAKYDVACTSSGVDRKASAGGIGSAVSCGVCHSFAADGRCVSLLKVLMTNVCVYDCQYCVNRRSNDLPRTAFTPRELAELTFNFYRRNYIEGLFLSSGVLKNPDYTCEQMLEALRILREEYRFAGYIHSKIIPGADSQLIDRIGVLADRISVNIELPSQSSLRLLAPDKSKHAILGPMGYIHNHIKESSSGRKRYRHGPEFAPAGQSTQMIIGATPDTDFQILNLTESLYEKYKLKRVFFSAYMPVAENALLPAMGTKPQLLREHRLYQADWLLRFYGFTAHELLDEQHQSFNPYLDPKCNWALNHMEFFPMDVNRASYNDLLRVPGIGVTSVKRITTARRTATLNFDALKKLGVALKRAQYFITCGGKIADGLKITRDAVLRALMSKKAWAMYNEKFPPHPEAEQLFLFDEPSSCQEDVQKCLTGQI from the coding sequence TTGGATGCTTTTCATAAGCTGGAAATATTGACCGGTGCGGCAAAATATGACGTGGCCTGTACTTCCAGCGGAGTGGATAGAAAGGCTTCTGCCGGGGGTATTGGCAGCGCAGTATCCTGCGGCGTATGCCACAGCTTCGCGGCGGACGGGCGATGTGTTTCACTGTTAAAGGTGCTGATGACCAATGTTTGCGTCTATGATTGCCAATACTGCGTCAACCGCCGTTCTAACGACCTGCCGCGGACAGCCTTTACACCTCGTGAGCTGGCGGAACTGACCTTCAACTTTTACCGCCGCAATTACATTGAAGGTCTTTTTCTGAGTTCAGGAGTGCTTAAAAATCCCGACTATACCTGTGAGCAAATGCTGGAGGCTCTGCGCATACTGCGGGAGGAGTACCGTTTTGCCGGGTATATTCACTCCAAAATTATTCCGGGAGCCGACAGCCAACTGATTGACCGAATCGGCGTGCTGGCGGATCGGATAAGTGTGAATATTGAGCTTCCCTCTCAAAGCAGTTTGCGGTTGCTGGCACCGGACAAATCAAAGCACGCTATTTTGGGGCCGATGGGATATATTCATAACCACATAAAAGAGAGTTCCTCAGGCAGGAAAAGATATCGGCATGGACCAGAGTTCGCCCCTGCCGGCCAGAGTACCCAGATGATTATAGGAGCCACGCCGGACACGGATTTTCAGATTTTAAATTTAACCGAAAGCCTATATGAAAAATACAAGCTAAAGCGGGTTTTCTTTTCTGCTTATATGCCGGTAGCTGAAAACGCCCTTCTACCCGCCATGGGCACAAAACCGCAGCTTTTGCGGGAGCACCGCCTTTACCAGGCGGACTGGCTGCTGCGGTTTTACGGTTTTACCGCCCACGAACTTTTGGACGAGCAGCACCAGAGCTTTAATCCCTATTTAGATCCCAAATGCAACTGGGCCCTTAACCATATGGAGTTTTTCCCAATGGACGTAAACCGTGCGTCTTATAACGACCTGCTGCGAGTGCCGGGCATCGGCGTAACAAGTGTTAAGCGGATTACAACTGCCCGCCGCACCGCCACTCTCAATTTTGACGCGCTCAAAAAGCTGGGGGTTGCACTTAAACGTGCCCAGTATTTCATCACCTGCGGCGGTAAAATCGCGGACGGCTTGAAAATCACACGGGATGCGGTGCTGAGGGCTTTGATGTCTAAAAAAGCCTGGGCCATGTATAACGAGAAATTCCCCCCGCATCCGGAAGCGGAGCAGCTTTTTCTTTTTGATGAGCCGTCATCCTGTCAGGAGGATGTTCAGAAATGCTTGACCGGTCAAATATGA
- a CDS encoding sigma-70 family RNA polymerase sigma factor gives MIPVEPDKVRKACRGDSNAFSELFQERKDDIYKLAYTYVKNREDALAVLHDVVYKVFISLKKLKNPESFNTWLIRITVNCCIDHLKKSKKIVSFEIKYDNPEALERIADNSQDYEDLVSSIDLFDAIDKLSIEQRTVVVLKYYQDFTLLQVAEILACPVGTVKTRLNKALNYLRRELKEGYE, from the coding sequence ATGATTCCTGTAGAGCCGGACAAGGTTAGAAAGGCGTGCCGGGGTGACTCCAACGCTTTTTCAGAGCTTTTCCAAGAGAGAAAGGACGATATATACAAACTGGCGTACACCTATGTAAAGAATAGAGAAGATGCCCTGGCTGTTCTGCATGATGTTGTGTACAAAGTGTTTATATCCCTAAAGAAGCTTAAAAACCCGGAGTCCTTTAATACCTGGTTAATCAGAATCACGGTGAACTGCTGTATCGATCATTTGAAAAAGAGCAAGAAAATAGTCAGCTTCGAAATAAAATATGACAATCCTGAGGCACTGGAGCGAATCGCTGACAACAGTCAGGATTACGAGGACTTAGTCTCAAGCATTGACTTATTCGATGCTATCGACAAACTCAGCATAGAGCAGCGAACCGTAGTCGTCTTGAAATACTATCAGGATTTTACCCTGCTCCAGGTGGCGGAGATATTGGCATGCCCGGTTGGGACAGTCAAAACCCGGCTAAACAAGGCATTGAACTATTTAAGACGGGAACTGAAGGAGGGATATGAATGA
- a CDS encoding DUF4179 domain-containing protein, whose translation MKAYKDVFDNIVVPAEEVDMVIQKAINKGKRQLKMKRRIIISASVVLLCACILGSGFVSASMARVLVNIPFIGSVFAREKFAGSGLQNIDIDDIAKYDDMQITDQGITVAIREAYYDQSGFAIGYVVSGAELSDEKIFHASFYYNGRPISGGGGGSYDKISDELYVGLQQHHPHAGLSFPDSLELEVVLANDLNKIRESPYRFKIPVSRRSADEKTRELLVMKAVETGDRTILVKKILFAPAATVVEYEYTHPISDRKKDGGVDLYDVKLINGSGAELNPGSFGRDGSINGEKWVDNCRVDFPAINEPAGNMAFEVILPEDQRIRVNFEIE comes from the coding sequence ATGAAAGCTTATAAAGACGTTTTCGACAATATAGTGGTTCCTGCTGAAGAGGTGGACATGGTTATCCAGAAGGCCATCAATAAAGGCAAAAGGCAATTGAAAATGAAAAGGCGGATCATCATTAGCGCGTCGGTGGTCTTGCTCTGCGCTTGTATTTTGGGCAGCGGCTTTGTATCAGCTTCGATGGCCAGGGTGTTGGTAAACATACCTTTTATAGGTTCGGTATTCGCAAGAGAGAAGTTTGCCGGGAGCGGCCTGCAGAATATAGACATAGATGATATAGCAAAATACGATGACATGCAGATTACCGACCAAGGGATAACCGTGGCCATTAGGGAAGCCTATTACGACCAATCAGGCTTTGCTATCGGTTATGTGGTAAGCGGCGCGGAGTTGTCGGATGAAAAGATTTTCCATGCGAGTTTTTATTATAATGGACGGCCTATCTCCGGGGGAGGCGGTGGCAGTTACGATAAGATATCAGATGAACTGTACGTTGGTTTGCAGCAACACCACCCCCATGCCGGATTATCTTTCCCGGATAGTCTTGAACTGGAAGTGGTATTGGCCAATGACTTAAATAAAATAAGAGAAAGCCCTTACCGTTTCAAAATCCCGGTTTCCCGCCGCAGCGCCGATGAAAAAACCAGGGAATTGCTGGTGATGAAAGCTGTGGAGACTGGAGACAGGACCATTCTGGTGAAGAAGATACTCTTTGCTCCTGCTGCCACAGTGGTGGAGTATGAATACACCCATCCGATCAGCGATAGGAAAAAAGATGGTGGAGTTGACCTCTATGATGTCAAGCTGATCAACGGCAGCGGCGCTGAATTAAACCCCGGTTCTTTCGGCCGGGATGGCAGTATAAATGGAGAAAAATGGGTTGATAACTGCCGGGTCGACTTCCCGGCTATCAACGAACCCGCCGGCAATATGGCTTTTGAAGTAATATTGCCGGAAGACCAAAGGATCAGGGTGAATTTTGAAATAGAATAG